The genomic interval CTACAAGAGTAGGAAATTTAAAAGCATTACCAAGACCTACGGCGCCGCCTGCCACTGCTAAAATAAAACCTATTTTGCTAAATTTTTCATTCATTTTTTTGCCATTTTAATAAAATTTTAAGCTGGAATTTTAGCCGATTTTGGCTTAAAATTTGTTTTTTATAAATATTGATTTTACGTGAAAACTAAATTTTGTAAACCTAATTTTTAAGAAATTTTGCTAAAATCGCGGAATGAATGCTTTAAATTTAACACTTATTTTTGCTTGTTGCGAAATTTTAGATATTTATTTTAATCACAAAAATAATGTTAGCGAAATGCTTGACGGATATGTTCAAAAATTCAAACAAAACAGTGTGCTGTTTTTTGCTATGCAGTTCAGCTTTATTTTTCTTACTTTTTGCGTATTTTATTTACAAATCGGAACGCTTTTTATTTTGCTGATTTTTTATTTTTTAGATGTGATAAGCAAGATTGTGTTTATAAAAAAAATCGAAAATAACGATCTTGACGATGAAACAAAAAGAATTTTGGATAATGGTATGGAAATTCCGCTTTACGTTCGTTTTGGTCTGTCTTTTATGATGTGTTATCTGTTTTATATTTGCATTATCTGGTGAAATTTTAACATTTTAAATTATTAAAAATTTAACTGCGCGCTGAAATTTTAAAAATTACAAATGAGAAAAATAATTAATATAAATTTATCAAGATATCAAAGTTTTTATCAGGTGATTTATTATTAAAGCGGAAATTTTTAGATAAGTTTTATTTATTGTGTTTTTGATTTTCAGACAAGTATAAAATAAGCAAAAATTATTTTTAATAATTTAAAAAGCCCTAAAGGCTATAGTTTTAAATTTTTATCGGCTGTTTTTGAAATAATAAAAATTTATAAAAATGCTTTTTTGCCGATGTTTGAAATTTGAATTTAAATTGAAAAATATTTTTATGCAAAATAGAAAATTCAATTTAAAATTACTTTTTATACAAGTTTATTTGATTAAATTTAATTGCTTGAAATAGTTTAAAAATTCTTTTAATTTTTTAATGAAATTTATATATAATTAAAATCAGGAAATTTCAAAAAATTGTTTGATTTTATCGCGCATTTTTTCAGCGTTTGTTATTGTGTTTATTTCGCATCGAAAATTCGTAGCGTCCGCATAGCCTTTTGAATATTCGTGCAGATGTTTGCGAAATATCACCGCTCCGTGATCGCCGTAAAATTTTATCATCTCATCGAAATGAGCTAAAATTATCTCTTTTTTTATTTTTTCATCAACCGCAACTGTTTTTTGATTTTTTATTTCATAAAATACCCAAGGATTGCCGATTGTAGCCCTTCCTATCATAAGAGCGTCCGCTTTTGTCAGGTTTAAAATTTGATTTGCATTTTGTGAGTTTATGTTGCCGTTTGCTATAAGCGGAATTTTTACTGCGCTTTTTGCAGCAGCGATTGCTTCATAATCAGGTTTTGCCGAATATCCTCCGGCTCTTGTTCTAGCGTGCATTGCTATAAAATCGGCTCCTGCATTTTGAACGGCAAGCGCAATGTTGACCGGATTTTTTGTATCAAAGCCAAGCCTTACTTTTGCGCTTGTATATTTTTTGTTGCTTGTTTTTTTGATGATTTCTATTAGTTTTGAAAGCAGATCCAAATTTTGTAAAAGCGCTGAACCGGCATTTTGTCGCACTACTTTTGGTACGGGACAGCCGCAATTTAGATCAATTCCGTCAATTCCGTCAATTTTATTTAAAATTTCAACTGCTTGTTTTATGATTTTCGGATCGCTTCCTGCGATTTGCACAAAATATGGTGTTTCATTTTCGCTTTTTTTTATCATTTTTAAAGATTTTTCAGAGCAAAAAACAAGAGCGTTCGCACTTATCATTTCGCTAACGGTAGCATCGCAACCAAAGCGTTTGACAACTGATCTGAGCGGAAGATCGGAAAAACCGGCAAGCGGAGCTAAAAAAAGCGGATGATTTTTAAAGGAAAACATAAAATTTAAGGGCTTAAAAGCCCTTTTTTGATTTATATTACTAGCGAAGCCGGGACTTTTTTGCCGTTGTCGCGCAAAAATAGTAAAAGCTCGAATTTTTCGTGCTCACCGCTATCGCTTGAGTTTATTTGTTCTCTTAATTCATCTAACATTCCGATTTCGTAAAGAACATAAAGATAAGCTTCATTTGCATTTGAATTTTCGTTTTTAAGACGTTCAAAGATTGCTTTATAAACATTCGGTTCAAAAGATTTTTCCAATTTTTTAGCTAAATCCAAAAAGTTGTCTTCGGTAAAATTCTTATTATTCATAAGTTCAAATAGGTCATCTTTTGAAATTTCAATTTTACTATTTACAAATCTGTTTAAGATTATGTTTATTTGATCTATTTTTTCAGGCACGCCGTGTTTTTTTATTTCCAAAAATGTGTCGCTTTCAAGTAGAGTTTTATATGCTTCGTCATTTAAAATCTCTATCGGTTCTTTTTGTTTTAAAATTTCACGCGCATAAAGTGGGTCCGCTTTAAGCTTATTTAACTCATTTTTGATATAAAGTTTGTTCGTGCGTGGAAGTTTGTATTTTT from Campylobacter hominis ATCC BAA-381 carries:
- a CDS encoding LapA family protein is translated as MKIKQFFIYSLIYIGVVAVAAFTQESGSYTLNIFGFELNLPIALWFALAVGIYAILAILHLIFNSISYYSARRAINKDMKTYEALSKEVLLGLETNKEFKTDYFKDACEITQTLSPWNFGAINISNENLKNIVEDIKKINSGEVIELKKYKLPRTNKLYIKNELNKLKADPLYAREILKQKEPIEILNDEAYKTLLESDTFLEIKKHGVPEKIDQINIILNRFVNSKIEISKDDLFELMNNKNFTEDNFLDLAKKLEKSFEPNVYKAIFERLKNENSNANEAYLYVLYEIGMLDELREQINSSDSGEHEKFELLLFLRDNGKKVPASLVI
- a CDS encoding tRNA dihydrouridine synthase is translated as MFSFKNHPLFLAPLAGFSDLPLRSVVKRFGCDATVSEMISANALVFCSEKSLKMIKKSENETPYFVQIAGSDPKIIKQAVEILNKIDGIDGIDLNCGCPVPKVVRQNAGSALLQNLDLLSKLIEIIKKTSNKKYTSAKVRLGFDTKNPVNIALAVQNAGADFIAMHARTRAGGYSAKPDYEAIAAAKSAVKIPLIANGNINSQNANQILNLTKADALMIGRATIGNPWVFYEIKNQKTVAVDEKIKKEIILAHFDEMIKFYGDHGAVIFRKHLHEYSKGYADATNFRCEINTITNAEKMRDKIKQFFEIS